In one Candidatus Nanopelagicus limnes genomic region, the following are encoded:
- a CDS encoding DUF305 domain-containing protein translates to MLKKISVLLLAVGVILIPSGANASTHAKSLQNLGMNEIMFAQMMIPHHEQAISMSETALKKSRNQAILKLSNQIKSLQGTEKSQLAYWLKATDSSMTMDHDMQMSGMLTTKELASLKRLTGTQFDRTFLQLMIKHHQGAIEMLDLISDSRNAEAKALAKAIKSAQSKEITSMKLLLNKLK, encoded by the coding sequence ATGCTGAAAAAAATCAGTGTTTTATTGTTGGCTGTTGGAGTCATTCTGATTCCAAGTGGCGCTAATGCTTCGACGCATGCAAAGTCATTACAAAATCTAGGCATGAATGAAATCATGTTTGCACAGATGATGATTCCGCATCATGAACAAGCGATTTCTATGTCGGAAACCGCTCTCAAGAAGAGTCGCAACCAGGCAATTTTGAAACTCTCTAACCAGATAAAGAGCCTTCAAGGCACCGAAAAGTCACAGTTGGCTTATTGGCTGAAAGCGACAGATTCTTCAATGACCATGGACCACGATATGCAGATGTCTGGCATGTTAACTACGAAGGAACTTGCTTCACTGAAACGTCTGACTGGAACCCAGTTCGATCGGACATTCCTGCAACTGATGATCAAGCATCATCAGGGGGCAATTGAAATGCTTGATCTAATTTCTGACTCCAGAAATGCGGAAGCTAAGGCACTTGCCAAAGCAATCAAATCCGCACAAAGTAAAGAAATAACTTCCATGAAACTACTACTTAATAAATTAAAATAA
- a CDS encoding heavy-metal-associated domain-containing protein — translation MNKTFEVKGMTCGHCEGRVTSEILTIPGVTEVIASAEKANVIVESEVEISQESIELAVQRAGYSVVK, via the coding sequence ATGAATAAGACATTCGAAGTCAAGGGTATGACATGTGGGCATTGTGAAGGACGGGTGACAAGTGAAATCCTGACAATACCTGGAGTTACAGAAGTTATCGCCAGTGCCGAAAAAGCGAACGTTATAGTTGAATCCGAAGTTGAAATCTCACAAGAATCTATTGAGCTTGCTGTGCAAAGAGCTGGTTACTCTGTCGTTAAGTAG
- a CDS encoding DUF305 domain-containing protein gives MQINIDKKNGILSGVIAVLIGVIIFLMGTQNGSSGLFGMNHSAMDGENNSTNSSLLGSDVMFFEMMIPHHQQAVDISDLAIARSKDTELVELAQKIRDGQAAEIIQMKNWLLDAGDSSMMGHGMNHSMGDGMGGMLTESELSTLNSLSGSKFDAYWLRGMITHHEGALHMVTMIRDSNRPEFRNFGKVIISVQTVEIEQMKKILSRMSA, from the coding sequence ATGCAAATCAATATCGACAAGAAAAATGGAATTTTATCAGGGGTCATAGCAGTACTCATTGGCGTCATTATTTTCTTAATGGGTACTCAAAATGGCTCTTCAGGTTTGTTTGGGATGAACCACTCAGCCATGGATGGAGAAAACAACTCAACGAACTCCAGTTTGCTTGGTTCAGATGTAATGTTTTTTGAAATGATGATTCCTCATCACCAACAAGCCGTTGATATCTCTGATCTGGCCATCGCTCGCTCCAAAGACACCGAACTTGTTGAATTGGCTCAGAAAATCAGAGATGGACAAGCCGCCGAGATTATTCAAATGAAAAATTGGCTTCTAGATGCTGGCGATAGTTCAATGATGGGCCACGGAATGAACCACTCGATGGGTGATGGAATGGGTGGAATGCTCACTGAGTCTGAATTAAGTACCCTTAACTCTCTCAGCGGCTCAAAATTTGATGCTTACTGGCTTAGGGGCATGATCACCCACCATGAAGGCGCCCTGCATATGGTTACGATGATTAGGGACTCGAACCGCCCAGAATTTCGAAACTTTGGAAAAGTAATCATCTCTGTTCAAACTGTCGAAATAGAGCAGATGAAAAAAATACTCAGTCGGATGAGTGCGTAA
- a CDS encoding reverse transcriptase-like protein: MPRHFVITADGGSRGNPGKAAYGAVVYENDQILKEVGASIGIASNNVAEYEGLIAGLKAANEIDPTATILVKMDSKLVVEQMSGRWKVKHPNMQKLVKQAFASHDPKLVSYQWIPREENSHADSILNDVLDSGM; the protein is encoded by the coding sequence ATGCCAAGACATTTTGTAATCACCGCAGATGGTGGCAGCAGGGGAAATCCAGGTAAAGCTGCCTATGGCGCAGTGGTTTATGAAAATGATCAAATCCTTAAAGAGGTTGGGGCGTCAATTGGAATTGCTTCAAATAATGTGGCTGAGTATGAAGGTTTAATTGCAGGATTAAAAGCAGCTAATGAGATTGATCCAACAGCCACAATATTGGTGAAGATGGATTCAAAGTTAGTAGTTGAGCAGATGAGTGGAAGATGGAAGGTGAAGCATCCAAATATGCAAAAGCTAGTTAAACAAGCTTTTGCTAGCCATGATCCAAAACTTGTCTCATATCAGTGGATTCCCCGCGAGGAGAACTCACATGCAGATTCAATACTTAATGATGTATTAGATAGCGGAATGTAA
- a CDS encoding zinc ribbon domain-containing protein, whose product MQASTEQQGLILELQLLDNEIMQANTKLKSLPEIEQLLHIEKRVTAANDELAVVRSESDQIALELRRGEVDVETVTDRIKKDEARLSSGNATPKELEQLQHEVETLKKRQESLEEIELEIMIRNDAVIARTNTLSTDLASLQTLKDEISGRLQSATDEINKVITDKNTARSLVAGKIEKVLLDLYEKIRGNGGGVGAAALVGNKCNGCNLAINAVEMDRIKSLAKDELLRCEECRRILVRI is encoded by the coding sequence GTGCAGGCATCTACCGAGCAACAAGGTCTAATTTTGGAGCTTCAGCTCCTAGATAATGAAATTATGCAGGCAAATACCAAACTTAAATCCTTGCCTGAAATAGAACAATTACTTCATATTGAAAAAAGAGTTACTGCCGCCAATGATGAGCTAGCAGTAGTCAGATCAGAATCTGATCAAATCGCACTTGAGCTTCGCCGTGGTGAGGTTGATGTTGAAACTGTTACAGATCGTATTAAAAAAGATGAGGCGAGATTATCCTCCGGTAATGCCACTCCAAAGGAGTTAGAGCAACTCCAACATGAGGTTGAGACCTTAAAAAAGCGCCAAGAATCATTGGAGGAGATTGAGCTAGAGATCATGATTAGAAACGACGCGGTTATTGCTCGAACTAATACTTTAAGTACTGATCTAGCCTCCCTTCAAACCTTAAAGGATGAGATCTCAGGCCGATTACAAAGTGCAACGGATGAAATTAATAAAGTAATTACAGATAAAAATACGGCGCGTAGTTTAGTTGCTGGCAAAATTGAAAAAGTGTTACTTGATCTTTATGAAAAGATTAGAGGAAATGGTGGTGGAGTTGGTGCTGCTGCCTTAGTTGGTAATAAATGCAACGGCTGTAATCTGGCAATTAACGCAGTTGAGATGGATCGAATTAAATCCTTAGCCAAAGATGAATTACTTAGATGTGAAGAGTGCCGGCGGATATTGGTAAGAATTTAA
- a CDS encoding polysaccharide pyruvyl transferase family protein, whose protein sequence is MLTRFAKIFSASSSLTKLNDISKGERVVKSKTLQFYSANRNIGNYLPVLAIHQMLDQELDTWNIHKSPVDWEFVHKNYTQVIVGGAGLLHSVFEKFWVDLDKNCKLPIIIWGIGVCLPDNDSVKGVPKAVVQSVFNRATFANVRDELTRDFYDLKSEISITACPTLVYVANKFKVAPKSDVGKRILHSSHVDLEPTGAAGEIERVIKESGFDYNFTDNIESTKNPLKKNLKMYQDCDYVVTTRLHGAIIAYAFNRPYIAISFDPKIAAFNKLYGGGICITELSQLPTAIGSDQFKVSRDYKAELAKIKQFGAQIKAAITR, encoded by the coding sequence ATGCTCACTAGGTTTGCCAAAATCTTTTCTGCCAGCTCATCCCTTACTAAATTAAATGATATTTCAAAGGGTGAGCGGGTTGTAAAAAGTAAAACCCTTCAGTTCTACTCTGCTAATCGAAATATTGGTAATTACTTACCAGTTCTTGCAATTCATCAGATGTTAGATCAAGAGCTAGATACCTGGAATATCCATAAATCCCCAGTTGATTGGGAGTTTGTTCATAAAAACTACACCCAGGTAATTGTTGGTGGCGCAGGGTTATTGCACTCAGTCTTTGAAAAGTTTTGGGTTGATCTAGATAAGAACTGTAAGTTACCAATCATTATCTGGGGAATTGGGGTGTGCCTGCCTGATAATGATTCAGTAAAAGGTGTGCCAAAGGCAGTTGTGCAATCAGTATTTAACAGAGCAACTTTTGCAAATGTAAGGGATGAGTTAACTCGGGATTTTTACGATCTAAAATCTGAGATCTCCATAACCGCCTGTCCCACCTTGGTCTATGTGGCCAATAAATTTAAGGTGGCACCAAAGAGTGATGTTGGAAAGAGGATCTTGCATAGCTCACATGTGGATTTAGAGCCAACTGGCGCAGCTGGTGAGATAGAGAGAGTAATCAAAGAGTCAGGTTTTGATTACAACTTTACGGATAATATCGAGAGCACAAAAAATCCATTAAAGAAGAACTTAAAGATGTATCAAGATTGTGATTATGTGGTTACCACCCGATTACATGGCGCCATCATCGCCTACGCCTTTAATCGACCATATATTGCAATCTCATTTGATCCAAAGATTGCAGCCTTTAATAAGTTATATGGCGGCGGGATATGTATTACTGAGCTCTCGCAATTACCAACGGCAATAGGAAGTGATCAATTTAAGGTATCTAGGGATTACAAAGCCGAGCTTGCAAAGATTAAGCAGTTTGGCGCACAGATTAAGGCTGCAATCACCAGGTAG
- a CDS encoding cytochrome b5 domain-containing protein, with translation MDLITGLPIHPLINHGVAVLVPLAAIGALLVIFIPKLRLNYSPLVLVTVLLATVSAFIATQSGEALAERVGLPNAHATQGERLSYVVLAFAILFSIWFALEKSERTRERVANLGKRVLKVVIPITAISSFVLTILVGHSGAQATWKDRIDQTQATALAETGPKPINPAGTINLSNSEIKTHNLKSDCWSIVNGNVYNLTSYVKSHPGGASVIANICGKDGSKAFVNQHNTQGKPNNVLSSFLLGPVGASITAEAGQKVIEPPVAGKGDESDEESDED, from the coding sequence ATGGATCTAATCACCGGCCTTCCAATTCATCCACTCATTAATCATGGTGTGGCTGTACTGGTGCCACTAGCGGCTATAGGTGCGCTACTGGTGATATTTATTCCTAAACTTAGGCTGAACTATTCACCGCTTGTGTTAGTCACAGTTTTACTCGCCACTGTTAGTGCTTTTATTGCTACCCAATCAGGTGAGGCCTTAGCCGAGCGAGTTGGATTACCAAATGCTCATGCCACCCAAGGTGAGCGCTTGTCTTATGTTGTACTTGCATTTGCCATCTTATTTTCCATTTGGTTTGCACTTGAGAAATCAGAACGGACACGAGAGAGAGTTGCCAACCTCGGTAAAAGAGTGCTTAAAGTAGTTATTCCAATTACCGCAATTTCAAGTTTTGTTCTTACGATATTAGTTGGTCACTCAGGGGCGCAGGCAACTTGGAAGGATCGAATTGATCAAACTCAGGCAACTGCTTTAGCGGAAACTGGGCCTAAACCAATTAATCCAGCTGGCACCATTAATTTATCTAATTCTGAGATTAAGACTCATAACTTAAAATCTGATTGCTGGAGCATTGTTAATGGAAATGTTTATAACCTGACTAGCTACGTAAAAAGCCATCCAGGTGGTGCATCTGTGATTGCCAATATTTGTGGAAAAGATGGCAGCAAGGCTTTTGTTAATCAGCACAACACTCAAGGTAAACCCAATAATGTATTGAGTAGTTTTTTACTGGGACCAGTTGGCGCATCTATCACAGCTGAAGCGGGACAAAAAGTAATTGAGCCACCAGTTGCAGGTAAAGGCGATGAATCAGATGAAGAGTCTGATGAAGATTAA
- a CDS encoding peroxiredoxin, producing the protein MALAIGSVAPDFELVNQHGEKISLSSFKGKKNVVVIFYPFAFSGICTGELCALRDDLSAFQNDNVELIAISCDPMYANKVFAEQEGYKFQVLSDFWPHGAVAKAYGTFEESRGCAKRGTFIIGKDGNLKWQIVNGLGDARNIVEYKAALSAL; encoded by the coding sequence ATGGCACTGGCAATTGGAAGTGTGGCACCTGATTTTGAGTTAGTAAATCAACATGGTGAGAAGATCTCATTATCATCCTTTAAGGGCAAGAAAAATGTTGTAGTGATCTTTTATCCGTTTGCCTTCTCAGGTATTTGCACTGGTGAGCTATGCGCACTACGCGATGATCTATCAGCTTTTCAAAATGATAATGTTGAATTAATCGCAATCTCTTGTGATCCCATGTATGCAAATAAAGTATTTGCTGAGCAAGAGGGCTATAAGTTCCAAGTACTCTCTGATTTTTGGCCACATGGCGCTGTTGCTAAGGCGTATGGCACATTTGAAGAGAGTCGAGGATGCGCTAAACGTGGCACATTTATCATTGGTAAAGATGGCAATTTAAAGTGGCAGATTGTTAACGGCCTTGGTGATGCTCGTAATATTGTTGAATATAAGGCAGCACTTTCAGCCTTATAG